The following proteins come from a genomic window of Lemur catta isolate mLemCat1 chromosome 4, mLemCat1.pri, whole genome shotgun sequence:
- the LOC123637403 gene encoding putative coiled-coil domain-containing protein 144C isoform X5, which yields MNNLESQISNMTTAPEDFHCIELEKYKHFYQLELEDRKYLPKKLKIATERPAAFSSSLVAETQETRSFSGPCTMSTESASAGTVVDGLGLHREFPGREYSLFSSSCPWTLDTSLKNNLSEMQQELEEITSGLEVGAAGYSPLEEFLL from the exons ATGAATAATCTTGAATCCCAAATCTCCAATATGACAACTGCTCCAGAAGATTTTCATTGTattgaactggaaaaatataaacacttctaTCAATTAgagttagaagacagaaaatacttgccaaagaaactaaaaat AGCTACTGAGAGGCCAGCAGCGTTCAGTAGCAGTCTTGTTGCAGAGACACAGGAGACCAGAAGTTTCTCTGGCCCTTGTACAATGAGCACAGAGTCGGCTTCTGCTGGAACTGTTGTTGATGGgttaggtcttcacagagaatttcctggaagagaatactcactgttttcttcttcctgcccatGGACTTTAGATACCAGCTTGAAGAATAACTTGAGTGAG atGCAGCAGGAGTTGGAAGAAATAACTTCAGGACTAGAAGTAG gtgctgctggataCAGTCCTCTAGAAGAGTTTCTCCTCTAG
- the LOC123637403 gene encoding putative coiled-coil domain-containing protein 144C isoform X3, with protein MNNLESQISNMTTAPEDFHCIELEKYKHFYQLELEDRKYLPKKLKIATERPAAFSSSLVAETQETRSFSGPCTMSTESASAGTVVDGLGLHREFPGREYSLFSSSCPWTLDTSLKNNLSEMQQELEEITSGLEVDLDHVCFDKCITEVILWIFSLHPNMGSTSDLSYS; from the exons ATGAATAATCTTGAATCCCAAATCTCCAATATGACAACTGCTCCAGAAGATTTTCATTGTattgaactggaaaaatataaacacttctaTCAATTAgagttagaagacagaaaatacttgccaaagaaactaaaaat AGCTACTGAGAGGCCAGCAGCGTTCAGTAGCAGTCTTGTTGCAGAGACACAGGAGACCAGAAGTTTCTCTGGCCCTTGTACAATGAGCACAGAGTCGGCTTCTGCTGGAACTGTTGTTGATGGgttaggtcttcacagagaatttcctggaagagaatactcactgttttcttcttcctgcccatGGACTTTAGATACCAGCTTGAAGAATAACTTGAGTGAG atGCAGCAGGAGTTGGAAGAAATAACTTCAGGACTAGAAGTAG atTTAGATCATGTGTGTTTTGACAAGTGTATCACAGAAGTGATCCTGTGGATCTTCTCTTTGCATCCTAACATGGGATCTACATCTgatttgtcttattcctga
- the LOC123637496 gene encoding ankyrin repeat domain-containing protein 26-like, producing the protein MAASENLCDGAGDDSDNDALLQERKSRKTDSWQFPRMENEVCDRPAKKTPNEKNKVKEQIQSMSDHDDLTWSSATAPEDYFVILLKMQDAILSQQRLVELKGNECERLTIKIGKMENEVSILQDELYEAKKIMSQLNYEKAVWECELSTLRCTLKEEGEKRRNADLLYENTREEIRKKEEECRKEVEMKQQAEESVKTLNAEMNILRNYLSELAEKYNESQRQLYGERNARQLQGWILANQLYTQTETEMTLREMESQICQSYEKERFLMCTNDMLHEEIAMLQMEIATIKYQNEEKENKYINHIKIVDEVNENLQMTMKKNVEKLTDTVSQYSDQLNALACENALLNAQLQNEKESKEQLQAELESCSSRLTAAIHDQYVDQILMSGRDVEMSFQRAGHEWFCLRNEINVPVSDLKENHEIFGQNCSKAQSQIGSLEDELHSTRNVLRNKTLSLKCVQRHLYQTECQMEKINQMYENEQYHVKKYIGQQEYLEKRISELERGNMLLREQLVYAHSRAEHKEETLMNMREQFQDTVKNLLAENGKQTRLLEDRSKQLIGECNQLKERLYQNEKGKPGEVSIKKHKSFSKFLKENLK; encoded by the exons atggcagCATCAGAAAACCTAtgtgatggtgctggtgatgaCAGTGACAATGACGCAttacttcaagaaagaaagagtagaaaaactgACAGTTGGCAATTTCCTAGGATGGAGAATGAAGTGTGTGATAG gcctgcaaagaaaacacctaatgaaaagaacaag gtgaaagaacaaatacagtcTATGAGTGACCATGATGACTTAACTTGGTCATCTGCAACAGCCCCAGAGGATT ATTTTGTTATCCTATTGAAAATGCAAGATGCCATTCTTTCCCAGCAAAGATTAGTAGAACTTAAAGGCAATGAGTGTGAAAGACtcacaataaaaattggaaaaatggaaaacgaGGTTAGCATTCTGCAAGATGAGCTctatgaagccaaaaaaataatgtcacagttaaattatgaaaaagccGTATGGGAATGTGAACTCTCTACTTTGAG atgtaccttaaaagaagaaggagagaagagaagaaatgctgatctgttatatgaaaacactcgagaagagataagaaaaaaggaagaggaatgcaGGAAAGAAGTTGAAATGAAACAACAAGCTGAAGAGTCTGTCAAAACACTGAatgcagaaatgaatatattaagaaactatttGTCTGAG CTTGCAGAAAAGTACAACGAGAGTCAGAGGCAGCTATATGGAGAGCGGAATGCCAGACAATTACAAGGTTGGATTCTGGCCAATCAACTTTACAcacaaactgaaacagaaatgactctgagggaaatggaatctcag ATTTGTCAGAGTTATGAAAAAGAACGATTTCTTATGTGTACAAATGACATGTTGCATGAAGAAATAGCCATGCTACAAATGGAAAtagccacaataaaatatcagaatgaggaaaaagaaaataagtatatcaaccacattaaaattgTGGACGAAGTGAATGAGAACCTTCAAATgaccatgaaaaagaatgtggaaaagttaaCAGACACAGTATCTCAGTATAGTGACCAGCTTAATGCTCTGGCATGTGAGAATGCCTTGCTAAATGctcaactacaaaatgaaaaagagagcaaggaaCAACTGCAAGCAGAACTTGAATCCTGCAGTTCTAGACTGACTGCTGCAATACATGATCAATACGTTGATCAAATTCTGATGTCAGGAAGAGACGTCGAAATGTCTTTCCAGAGAGCAGGACATGAGTGGTTTTGCTTAcggaatgaaataaatgtacctGTGTCTGATCTCAAAGAAAACCATGAGATTTTTGGTCAAAACTGTTCTAAGGCTCAAAGTCAAATCGGTAGCCTGGAAGATGAGCTCCATAGCACAAGAAATGTTCTGAGAAATAAGACTCTGTCTTTGAAATGTGTCCAAAGACACCTCTACCAAACAGAATGTCAAATGGAAAAGATCAatcaaatgtatgaaaatgaacaatatcACGTGAAGAAATACATTGGACAACAGGAATATCTAGAGAAGAGAATATCTGAactagaaagaggaaatatgttGCTTCGAGAGCAACTGGTGTACGctcacagcagagcagagcatAAAGAGGAGACACTGATGAATATGCGAGAGCAATTTCAAGATACTGTGAAAAACCTTCTAGCTGAGAACGGAAAGCAAACCCGTCTGCTAGAAGATAGAAGTAAGCAGTTAATCGGTGAATGCAATCAGTTGAAAGAAAGGctgtatcaaaatgaaaaagggaaaccaGGAGAAGTAAGTATCAAGAAACataaatctttttcaaagttcctgaaagaaaatttaaagtaa